Proteins from one Ahaetulla prasina isolate Xishuangbanna chromosome 2, ASM2864084v1, whole genome shotgun sequence genomic window:
- the LOC131190359 gene encoding zinc finger protein ZFP2-like, translating into MADLHQRSLRGKAASETLPGLGCTELPKFYEGLHSPVEVKEELVEEDKLSVVLQCQHFRQFHYEEAEGPQKVFGQLWDLCCQWLKPECHSKEQILELVILKQFLMILPLEMQNWVREQCPEMGSQAVALAEDFLRRLPQGDEQRLLADDEKMCPNRLLHASHTQEDLADLRHEPSNSELDPLDIVKVEVPMDGDRSSDHQHYFLGEVTKGMYSSRSMKATFDSPPRSQKVPLKKKLHKYQYCEKVSDCRTHLIIHERTHTGEKPYKCSLCGKNFSDKIRHLIHERIHTREKLYKCSECGKSFGTRCNLLRHRRVHTGEKPYCCSDCGQSFRYRPQLVIHEGTHKGEKPYKCADCGETFGQMRHLVIHKWTHMGERPHKCAVCSKSFNQKSDFITHTRTHTGEKPYVCTDCGKSLISSCQLKKHERIHTGEKPYQCAECGKCFTYSYHFTMHKRIHTGEKPYQCPDCGKCFISSSHSHHKRTHTGEKPYQCTYCGNSFIQRSHLVKHERSHMGERPFICSECGKSFPQSQGLKKHMRTHTGEKPYGCLKCEKMFSSSFNLSRHQKIHVREKL; encoded by the exons ATGGCCGATCTCCATCAACGGTCCCTCAGAGGAAAAGCTGCATCCGAAACCTTGCCAGGCCTGGGCTGCACGGAACTTCCCAAATTTTACGAAGGCCTGCATTCCCCAGTGGAAGTGAAGGAAGAGTTGGTGGAGGAGGACAAACTCAGTGTGGTGCTACAATGCCAACACTTCCGGCAGTTTCACTATGAGGAAGCTGAAGGGCCTCAGAAAGTGTTTGGTCAACTCTGGGACCTCTGTTGCCAGTGGCTGAAGCCGGAGTGTCACTCTAAGGAGCAAATCCTGGAGCTGGTGATCTTGAAGCAGTTCCTGATGATCCTGCCGCTGGAAATGCAGAACTGGGTTCGGGAACAGTGTCCGGAGATGGGGAGCCAGGCGGTGGCTCTGGCCGAGGACTTTCTTCGGAGGCTGCCACAAGGAGATGAGCAGAGG CTGTTGGCTGATGATGAGAAGATGTGTCCCAATCGTCTCCTTCATGCTTCTCACACACAGGAAGATCTGGCGGACTTGCGTCATGAGCCTTCCAATTCCGAATTGGATCCGTTGGATATCGTGAAAGTTGAAGTCCCCATGGATGGAGACA GAAGCTCTGACCATCAACATTATTTCCTCGGAGAAGTGACAAAGGGAATGTACAGTAGCAGAAGTATGAAGGCCACTTTTGACTCTCCTCCAAGGAGCCAGAAAGTCCCCCTGAAGAAAAAACTGCACAAATACCAATATTGTGAGAAGGTCTCCGACTGCCGCACCCACCTGATTATTCATGAACGaacccacacaggagagaagccctacAAATGCTCGTTGTGTGGCAAAAACTTCAGTGATAAAATCAGGCACCTCATCCACGAGAGAATTCACACCAGGGAGAAGCTGTACAAATGCTCCGAGTGCGGGAAGAGCTTTGGTACTCGCTGCAATCTCCTAAGGCACCGGAGAGTTCACACGGGCGAGAAACCCTACTGTTGCTCGGACTGTGGCCAGAGTTTCCGGTACAGACCACAGTTAGTGATTCACGAAGGGACCCACAAAGGGGAGAAGCCTTATAAATGTGCAGACTGTGGAGAAACCTTCGGTCAGATGCGGCATCTGGTGATACATAAATGGACTCACATGGGAGAGAGGCCTCACAAATGCGCCGTCTGCAGCAAAAGTTTCAATCAAAAGTCGGACTTTATTACGCACACCAGGACCCACACTGGAGAGAAGCCGTATGTCTgcactgattgtgggaaaagtctCATTTCGAGTTGCCAGCTGAAGAAGCACGAGAGAATTCACACCGGGGAGAAACCGTACCAGTGCGCAGAGTGCGGGAAATGCTTCACTTACAGTTATCACTTCACAATGCACAAGCGAATACACACGGGCGAGAAACCTTACCAGTGCccggattgtgggaaatgtttcatttCTAGTTCTCACTCTCACCATAAAAGGACGCATACTGGCGAGAAGCCCTACCAGTGTACCTACTGCGGGAACAGTTTCATTCAGCGATCGCACCTTGTCAAACATGAAAGGTCGCACATGGGAGAGAGGCCCTTCATCTGTTCcgagtgtgggaagagcttccCCCAAAGCCAAGGGCTCAAAAAGCACATGCGGACTCACACTGGCGAGAAGCCATACGGGTGCCTCAAATGCGAGAAAATGTTCTCCAGTTCCTTTAATCTGTCCAGGCATCAGAAAATCCATGTGAGGGAGAAGCTATAA